In the genome of Labeo rohita strain BAU-BD-2019 chromosome 24, IGBB_LRoh.1.0, whole genome shotgun sequence, one region contains:
- the ca2 gene encoding carbonic anhydrase 2, with product MSHGWGYAEHNGPEKWCDNFPIANGPRQSPIDIQTSGSSYDESLKALKLQYDPSTSLDILNNGHSFQVTFADNDDSSTLTEGPISGKYRLKQFHFHWGASDDKGSEHTVDGKCYPAELHLVHWNTEYPSFGEAASKPDGLAVVGVFLETGADNPNLQKLLDAMDAIKCKGKQTSFTNFDPTILLPESLDYWTYLGSLTTPPLLESVTWIVCKQSISVSSEQMKKFRSLLFTAEDEEACCMVNNYRPPQPLKGREVRASFK from the exons ATGTCTCACGGATGGGGATACGCAGAACATAACG GACCTGAGAAATGGTGCGATAACTTCCCCATTGCTAACGGACCTCGCCAGTCCCCAATAGACATTCAAACCAGTGGATCATCCTATGATGAATCCCTGAAAGCGCTTAAACTGCAGTACGACCCGTCCACCTCACTGGATATCCTGAATAATGGACACTCTTTCCAAGTGACCTTCGCCGATAATGACGACAGCTCAA CTCTGACAGAAGGCCCAATCTCAGGCAAATACAGACTTAAGCAGTTCCACTTCCACTGGGGGGCCAGTGACGACAAGGGCTCTGAGCACACAGTCGATGGGAAATGCTACCCAGCCGAG CTCCATCTGGTCCACTGGAACACAGAATATCCCAGCTTTGGGGAAGCAGCCAGTAAGCCTGATGGTCTTGCTGTGGTTGGAGTTTTTCTGGAG actGGTGCAGACAATCCTAATCTTCAGAAGCTTCTGGATGCTATGGATGCGATCAAGTGCAAG GGAAAGCAGACCTCATTCACAAACTTTGACCCAACCATCCTGCTCCCGGAGTCTCTGGATTACTGGACGTACCTGGGCTCTCTGACCACCCCTCCTCTACTCGAAAGCGTCACATGGATCGTCTGCAAGCAGTCAATCAGCGTCAGCTCGGAGCAG ATGAAGAAATTCCGATCTCTGCTCTTTACTGCAGAGGATGAGGAGGCCTGCTGCATGGTGAACAACTATCGCCCCCCTCAGCCTCTGAAAGGTCGTGAAGTCCGTGCATCGTTCAAATGA
- the rbis gene encoding ribosomal biogenesis factor, whose product MAKNKQRGKKQQNVFQVANKQSKPKTKTKPVKTSLKHINTMRNEKVESLNQMFTEVQRDVKSISKPTSSEPKKVQKVVREAPREAVNVDNAAELFSQL is encoded by the exons ATGGCCAAAAATAAACAGAGAGGAAAAAAGCAGCAGAATGTATTTCAGGTCGCGAACAAACAGTCAAAACCCAAGACCAAAACGAAACCCGTCAAGACCTCCCTCAAACAT ATAAACACTATGAGAAATGAAAAAGTGGAAAGCTTGAATCAGATGTTCACAGAAGTACAGCGAGATGTCAAAAGTATATCAAAACCAACATCCAGTGAACCCAAAAAAGTACAGAAG GTGGTCAGAGAAGCTCCACGGGAAGCTGTCAACGTGGATAATGCTGCAGAGCTTTTCTCTCAACTGTAG